The Clostridium aceticum genomic interval CACGATCGTATATAAAACAACAGCTGAGGCAACAATAGCCCCTCCTGCAAATCCTCCACCTGGGGAAATACTACCGTGTAAAATAACATACATCCCATAAAGATAAATAAACGGCATTACGATTCTTGTAATGGTTTTTACAATCAAATCATCCATTATGCTTCACCTTCTTTTTTGTGTGTTGAGGTTTCATTTCCTCTTAATACTGACAGCACTGCTACAATAGAAGTAAAAAGTACGCCTGCCTCCAGTAAAGTATCTGCACCCCTATAGTATTTTAAGACAGCGGTAACCGTATTAGGACTTTTCGTATCGTCAATAGAGTTGTCCACATAGTAAGTCGCTACTTCGTTGTAACTTGGGTTATTTATATTTCCTATAGGTGGCATTTCCAACATACCAGTAATCATAATCACTAATAAACCTATTAACACAAATATAGTGAATAGCTTTTTCATTTTTCTGACCTCCTTGTCCTACTAATGGTAGCGATTAGGAGAATAGTTGTAGCCCCTGCCCCAATAGCTGCCTCGGTTAAGGCGATATCCGGTGCTCTAAGGATCAACCATAAAATAGCCATTGTTAAGCTGTAGGCACCAAAGATAATAACAGCTGATAATAAATCCTTTGTTCTTTCTACTGCAATAGCACAACCAATTAGAAAAATAATCAGTACAATATTTAGAACTTCCATATGCTCCACCTCTTTCTAAAAAGCCTATGATGTTTTTCCCTTTTTCAACTCAGCCTTGGCAATAATGTGAGCTGCTGTAGGACTAGTAACCCAAATAAAACCAATTACGATCACCAACTTAACTGCTGTCAAACTAAGACCCTCATGTATCATCAAAGCTAATAAAATCAAACCTGCTCCTAAGGTATCGCTCTTTGTTGTAGCATGCATACGACAGAAGGCGTCAGGCATCCTGATGAGTCCCAAAGTTCCTACTAGAAGGAAAAAACAACCTCCTATTATTAATAATATCATGATTATATCAACGAATAGTTCCATCAGTACTCACCCCTTTAAAATAATTTTCCTTTTTCTACATATTTTGAAACGCAAACCGTCATAATAAATCCTATCATTGCATATACTAGAGCTACATCTATGAAGGTATCCTCTCCTGTCAATATTGCTAACAAAGCTATGATCGTGGTTATTTTTGTAGAAATTACATTGATTGAAATAACTCGATCTGTAGGAGTAGGCCCTACATAGGCTCGATATAAACAAGCAAACGTTAAAATTGCTAGAAAAATAGTCGCCCCACTAAAGGCTAACATCCTCATTTGATATCCTCCTCTAATTTTCTCACATGTCCTTTAAAAATCCTATGGCTTAAATCCTCAACTACTTTCTTGCTACTAACCAGTGGTCTTATCATCCAGTAGGCAACAATAGTGCTCTAAGATTGAATCTGTCATTCCTTCAGCAGCTTCCTTTGTTAACGCATGTATAACAAATCCATCTTCTTCAACATCAACGGTTAATGTTCCCGGAGTTAAAGTTACTGCATTACCATAAATTACTTTAGCTACATCGTTTTTAAGCATCATAGGTACCTTGACAAAACAGGGACTTATGGGTAATGATGGATTTAATACAATTAATGCTACATCTATATTGGCCTTTACTATCTCTACTATAAGTGTCAGTATAAATCTTAAAAAAGTCATTAGTTTTTTCAGGTAATATAGCGGCATTTCCTTCTCTGAAAAGGCAATTTCTTTGGAGTACATTACCACCATTAAACAGACAACTGCACCTACAGCAATAGATTCTACAGTGATCTTAGGAGATAATATTAACCAAAAGAAAAACAAAGGTAAAAACAAATAGACATTCTTTTTTGCTAACCATGAATCCTTTTCCTTCATTCTATTTCACCTCTAATCTTGTTTAATTTTTAACCTCTTATGTAAACCTCTTGAATGTTTCAAAAGATTCCAAAGAGATTTGTTCTAATTAGCTATTATACCACGGAATCTAAAAAATTTCTACATGTTTTAAGGATGAGCGATTATGTTTCTATAATCTCCCATCCTTAAAAAATTTTTTATTTACTTTGTTTTACTACGTTAGATTTACTACGTTAGAAGAAGTGCAAAATTATTCTACCATGCCCTCTTTTTGTTGGACTGCTGTCATACCATAAAGCTTTTTAATGCCTAGCCAAGATAATCCTGCTACAGCTGCGATGGTTCCTAGTCTTCCTCCTACACCTACAAAAGCAGTTGTGGTAGCAATAAAAATAATACCAGCTAGAAAACCCACAGCTACCATCTCTTGGATTTTAGGGAATTTTCCTACAGCCACCATACCTGCATAAGAAGCACATGTAGCCACTGCAGCTAATGTAGCACCTTTATCCGGAAAGAAATGAGGAAAAATAAAACCTGCAACCAAAGTCACAATGGCTGAACCAAACACTGCTCCCTTATTCATAGTAATACTTATATAATATGTTATCAAAGCTGCCGCTATAGAAACCAATATAATTACTAAT includes:
- a CDS encoding hydrogenase subunit MbhD domain-containing protein, with amino-acid sequence MEVLNIVLIIFLIGCAIAVERTKDLLSAVIIFGAYSLTMAILWLILRAPDIALTEAAIGAGATTILLIATISRTRRSEK
- the mnhG gene encoding monovalent cation/H(+) antiporter subunit G, whose product is MELFVDIIMILLIIGGCFFLLVGTLGLIRMPDAFCRMHATTKSDTLGAGLILLALMIHEGLSLTAVKLVIVIGFIWVTSPTAAHIIAKAELKKGKTS
- a CDS encoding monovalent cation/H+ antiporter complex subunit F; its protein translation is MRMLAFSGATIFLAILTFACLYRAYVGPTPTDRVISINVISTKITTIIALLAILTGEDTFIDVALVYAMIGFIMTVCVSKYVEKGKLF
- a CDS encoding Na+/H+ antiporter subunit E — encoded protein: MKEKDSWLAKKNVYLFLPLFFFWLILSPKITVESIAVGAVVCLMVVMYSKEIAFSEKEMPLYYLKKLMTFLRFILTLIVEIVKANIDVALIVLNPSLPISPCFVKVPMMLKNDVAKVIYGNAVTLTPGTLTVDVEEDGFVIHALTKEAAEGMTDSILEHYCCLLDDKTTG